Part of the Pseudomonas baltica genome is shown below.
GTTGCCGCCGAGCTTAGCCTTGTTCATTTTTTTCCACAACACCCCGGCTACAAATGTAAATGGCCCTGTTCGCGATCTCGGTTATATCGTTATAAAACGCGTCATACGCGCCCTGAATTGCGGCAAAATCGGCTAATCAGCGCTTTTTAGGGCAAAAGTGGGCTTGCTTGACTTCAACAGTCCTTTCGGATTGACTGAACCAGCTGTAGCCCAATGATTGATATTTTTAACAACAAAGGTGTTGCATCATGTCGGTACCCCCGCGTGCCGTTCAGCTGAATGAAGCGAACGCATTCCTTAAGGAACATCCTGAGGTTCTGTACGTCGACCTTCTGATTGCAGATATGAATGGTGTGGTGCGCGGCAAGCGCATTGAGCGCACCAGTCTCCACAAGGTTTACGAAAAAGGCATCAATCTGCCGGCGTCGCTCTTCGCGCTGGACATCAACGGTTCCACGGTCGAAAGCACTGGCCTGGGCCTGGACATCGGCGATGCAGACCGCATCTGCTATCCGATCCCGGACACCCTGTCCAACGAGCCTTGGCAGAAGCGCCCCACCGCGCAACTGCTGATGACCATGCACGAGCTCGAAGGCGAGCCCTTTTTCGCCGATCCGCGTGAAGTGCTGCGCCAGGTAGTGGCCAAGTTCGACGAAATGGGCCTGACCATCTGCGCCGCGTTCGAGCTGGAGTTCTACCTGATCGACCAGGAGAACGTGAACGGCCGTCCACAGCCGCCTCGCTCGCCGATCTCCGGCAAGCGCCCACATTCGACTCAGGTATATTTGATCGATGACCTCGACGAGTACGTCGATTGCCTCCAGGACATCCTCGAAGGTGCCAAGGAGCAAGGCATTCCAGCGGACGCCATCGTCAAGGAAAGCGCCCCGGCCCAGTTCGAAGTCAACCTGCATCACGTGGCCGACCCGATCAAGGCCTGCGACTATGCGGTGTTGCTCAAGCGGTTGATCAAGAACATCGCCTACGATCATGAAATGGACACCACCTTCATGGCCAAGCCTTACCCTGGCCAGGCGGGCAACGGTCTGCACGTGCACATTTCGATTCTCGACAAGGACGGCAAGAATATCTTCACCAGTGAGGATCCC
Proteins encoded:
- a CDS encoding glutamine synthetase family protein — protein: MSVPPRAVQLNEANAFLKEHPEVLYVDLLIADMNGVVRGKRIERTSLHKVYEKGINLPASLFALDINGSTVESTGLGLDIGDADRICYPIPDTLSNEPWQKRPTAQLLMTMHELEGEPFFADPREVLRQVVAKFDEMGLTICAAFELEFYLIDQENVNGRPQPPRSPISGKRPHSTQVYLIDDLDEYVDCLQDILEGAKEQGIPADAIVKESAPAQFEVNLHHVADPIKACDYAVLLKRLIKNIAYDHEMDTTFMAKPYPGQAGNGLHVHISILDKDGKNIFTSEDPEQNAALRHAIGGVLETLPAQMAFLCPNVNSYRRFGSQFYVPNSPCWGLDNRTVAIRVPTGSADAVRIEHRVAGADANPYLLMAGVLAGIHHGLTNKIEPNAPVEGNSYEQNEQSLPNNLRDALRELDDSEVMARYIDPKYIDIFVACKESELEEFEHSISDLEYNWYLHTV